The following are encoded in a window of Brevibacillus ruminantium genomic DNA:
- a CDS encoding phage tail sheath subtilisin-like domain-containing protein, producing MTIQRERPGATVDLIAKAQERVLPKSGVVLVPYQAEWGAPNTMVKMTGYDERIAETFGEVDTIELAAEGGATIIGYRMTNGAAARASYTQPDAIKIEALYPGLRGNDMKVSIGASTAEPGKKELQVKGPIKTEKFSFAGTDELVTKTAQSSYVRVTKLGTTAVADQDETQLQGGASGNATLTAADSTALFTAVSGADFDSMYLPFDDPAIQAAAKQFMGDRRTKNKKLSTLVIGGNSNDDGNMEKHVERSVAQNARYVVNCAIAGQHNNGKTYGSLQWAAWVAGMIAATPAHESLTAVVVPLKKALKDWGYTEILNALSTGTLIATRDGDVYIIESAVNTLSVLGSNDREDYGKIRVSMTLDQIVNDLMSVGKKYKGKLSNNDLGGAVFVGAGQAYMQIREQQGAIDTGWTFTDLKNGVGDRRGFLLSAKPLDAIEYFDIDWEVL from the coding sequence ATGACGATTCAACGTGAGCGTCCAGGCGCAACCGTAGATTTGATCGCAAAAGCACAGGAGCGCGTACTGCCTAAGAGTGGCGTCGTCCTTGTTCCTTATCAAGCGGAGTGGGGAGCGCCGAACACTATGGTCAAGATGACCGGTTATGACGAGCGCATTGCGGAAACCTTCGGAGAAGTAGACACAATTGAGCTGGCAGCGGAGGGGGGCGCTACTATCATTGGCTACCGCATGACCAACGGGGCGGCTGCAAGAGCGTCTTATACGCAGCCCGACGCCATCAAAATTGAGGCGCTGTACCCGGGCCTACGCGGGAACGACATGAAAGTATCCATTGGAGCCTCCACGGCGGAGCCCGGGAAGAAGGAACTGCAGGTTAAGGGGCCGATCAAAACTGAGAAATTCTCCTTTGCAGGTACTGACGAGCTGGTGACAAAAACGGCTCAGTCGAGTTATGTCCGGGTAACAAAGCTCGGAACAACTGCGGTCGCTGACCAGGATGAAACTCAGTTGCAGGGCGGGGCCAGCGGGAATGCAACGTTGACCGCTGCCGACAGCACCGCGCTTTTCACGGCGGTATCCGGCGCTGACTTTGACTCCATGTACCTTCCGTTCGATGACCCTGCGATCCAAGCGGCGGCCAAGCAGTTTATGGGCGATCGCCGCACGAAAAACAAAAAGCTCAGCACGCTGGTCATCGGCGGAAACAGCAACGACGACGGAAACATGGAAAAGCACGTGGAGCGCTCCGTAGCACAAAACGCCCGGTATGTCGTCAACTGCGCGATTGCGGGCCAACACAACAACGGCAAGACGTATGGCAGTCTGCAATGGGCGGCGTGGGTGGCCGGAATGATCGCGGCGACGCCCGCGCATGAGTCGCTGACAGCCGTCGTGGTTCCATTGAAAAAAGCGCTGAAGGACTGGGGCTACACGGAAATCCTGAACGCGCTAAGTACCGGTACCCTGATCGCGACCCGGGACGGCGACGTGTACATCATCGAGAGTGCGGTCAATACGCTGTCGGTGCTCGGGTCGAATGACCGTGAGGATTACGGGAAAATCCGCGTAAGCATGACGCTGGATCAGATTGTGAACGACTTGATGAGCGTTGGGAAGAAGTACAAGGGCAAGCTGAGCAACAATGACTTGGGCGGCGCGGTTTTCGTAGGCGCGGGCCAGGCGTATATGCAGATCCGTGAACAGCAGGGGGCGATCGACACTGGGTGGACATTTACGGATCTCAAAAACGGCGTGGGTGATCGTAGGGGCTTCCTCCTGTCCGCCAAGCCGCTGGATGCCATCGAGTACTTCGACATTGATTGGGAGGTGCTGTAA
- a CDS encoding HK97 gp10 family phage protein, which produces MDFREFQKRIEKLNRNVPQALERIMYQLGEELLNHVVDEIQRQDLIDTGGLWQSFTQGGEGNVWEFDADRNTLTLEVGSNLPYSEYLNDGYTIDKSYFVPGYWNGVGKFIYDPDAKGGFMVRPRSFIGRKYFDIALKDFQGGMQALLQKLIQAELERMVK; this is translated from the coding sequence GTGGACTTCCGAGAATTTCAAAAACGAATAGAGAAGCTGAATCGCAATGTCCCCCAAGCTCTTGAAAGAATTATGTACCAGCTTGGAGAAGAACTGCTGAATCACGTTGTTGACGAAATTCAACGTCAGGACCTGATCGATACTGGCGGGTTGTGGCAGTCTTTTACGCAGGGTGGCGAAGGGAACGTCTGGGAGTTTGATGCTGACAGAAACACACTTACCTTGGAAGTTGGCTCCAATCTGCCATACTCGGAATATCTGAACGATGGATATACGATCGATAAAAGCTATTTCGTGCCTGGCTACTGGAACGGAGTGGGCAAGTTCATCTATGATCCAGATGCAAAAGGCGGGTTTATGGTACGCCCGCGTTCGTTCATCGGGCGGAAGTATTTTGACATCGCTCTGAAAGACTTCCAGGGTGGCATGCAGGCACTACTGCAAAAACTGATACAAGCAGAACTAGAAAGGATGGTGAAGTGA